Part of the Candidatus Manganitrophaceae bacterium genome, CCCTTTTTTGTGAGACTGCAGTAAGATCCTTTAAACGATCATCTAAAAAAGCCTGCACATAAATTGTATCGCGAAGATCATTTAAAACAAGCGCCAGAGCCAATATTAAATTACAGACGTATTGTGGTGTCTCATTATCACCGATAAAAACCGCCGGATCGAAAGTTTCGAGTGAGCTCAGATCCGACCATATCTCATCGAACTCCATCAAAACCCCCTCTTCCCAATAATTTATTAAATTTTCCCAAATTAACATTTTCTATTTTAAAAGAAAAGAATAAAGCCAATGAAACTAAGGTATCCGAGAGAGCTGACAGCGCGCCCCGAAAAGCGGTCACGCCGCCAGCATTCCCGATCTATCAGTATGCCAGCTTTCCCCTTTTATTCATCCAATCCACCCCCCGACCTCGAAGCGAGGGGGGCGGTTGGATGAATTTTAAAAGGGAGGAAACCATGACATACACGATCACCGGGACCATCGCAGGCAAACAGTACTCTTTCGCGTCACCGTGTCTCAGTAAAGCGGTGGCCCGTTGGGCCGAACTGAAAGATGTTGCAAGGAATAATTTTGAGTTTAGAAGCAGCACAAATCTCCGCTCAATTTTGAGCTTCTGAAGTAACTCTGCTAGCATACCAACTGGTTATTTATGTATAATACGACTAGATCCCCCTGAGCTTAGAGATGAGAGAGACGGCGCGCAGTATTTTAATCGTCGATGACCATGAAGATACCCTGAAGCTTTACTCACAGGTTCTCTTGAGAAACGGTTATGAAGTCGCGATCGCGAGAGATGGGGAAGAGGCGCTGGAGTGGATCGACAAATACCCGCCCAACCTCGTTGTCCTGGACATCATGATGCCAAGCCTCAATGGGTGGGAGGTCTGTCGGAGGATTAAAAATACCCCTGCCTTGAGTTCCGTGATCGTCCTGATTGTCAGCTCAGGCATTCGCCGCGACGGGGCCTTACAGCAACTCGCTTCCGAGTGCGGCGCGGTGGAAGTGGTGCCGAAGCCACTTTCCCCACCGGAGCTTCTTACCAAAATTAAGACTTATCTTAAAAACCCTCCCTCCAGATCAGCCGCTTAGTTGTGTTCGCTTCTCGTAGGCTTCCTATTACGTCTCGTCGGCCCTTTT contains:
- a CDS encoding response regulator, which encodes MRETARSILIVDDHEDTLKLYSQVLLRNGYEVAIARDGEEALEWIDKYPPNLVVLDIMMPSLNGWEVCRRIKNTPALSSVIVLIVSSGIRRDGALQQLASECGAVEVVPKPLSPPELLTKIKTYLKNPPSRSAA